The Polyodon spathula isolate WHYD16114869_AA chromosome 3, ASM1765450v1, whole genome shotgun sequence genome has a segment encoding these proteins:
- the LOC121313360 gene encoding protein O-linked-mannose beta-1,4-N-acetylglucosaminyltransferase 2-like — translation MRGSNCKMNIAAVLNGLLVSVLAAVLWKYAKLQEHTYSVEEELLLTQQSQELSQVRIDYHAALQSLQEEGTRMVCTGKMHTDRICRFDYLCYSTEAEEFVFFHSNSSVMLPNLGSRRFQPALLDLSSVEDHNTQYFNFLELPAAALKFMPKPVFVPDVTLILNRFNPDNLMHIFHDDLLPIYYTMLLYPDLDQDARLVFMEGWNEGLHFDLYRLMSNKQPLLKEQLKNFGKLLCFTKSYVGLSKMTTWYQYGFVQPQGAKANILVSGLEIRQFTRFLMEKLNVSMEESSSGEEYIVVFSRTVNRLILNEAEIILALAQEFQMKTVTVSLDDHSFADIVQIISRASMLVSMHGAQLITSVFLPRGAVVVEIFPYAVNPDHYTPYKTLASLPGIDLQYVAWQNTNEENSVAFPDRPWDQGGIAHLEKAEQERIMKSKEVPQHLCCRNPEWLFRIYQDTKVDIPSLIEAIRQTVKTKLNLKKAKPAIVVHPGKVRDPKCQASIQGTSEARLTVSWQIPWNLKYLKVREVKYEVWIQEQGENTYMPYILPHQNYTFSENIKPFTTYLVWIRCFFNKTLLGPFADVLVCRT, via the coding sequence ATGCGAGGGTCCAACTGCAAGATGAACATTGCTGCTGTGTTGAACGGGCTGCTGGTGTCTGTTCTGGCGGCAGTGCTGTGGAAGTATGCCAAGCTACAAGAGCATACCTATTCAGTGGAGGAGGAGCTGCTCCTGACGCAGCAGTCCCAGGAGCTGTCTCAGGTCCGCATCGACTACCACGCCGCCCTGCAGTCCCTCCAGGAGGAGGGAACCCGCATGGTGTGCACGGGCAAGATGCACACTGACCGTATCTGCCGCTTCGACTACCTCTGCTACTCCACCGAGGCCGAAGAGTTTGTCTTTTTCCACAGCAACTCCTCGGTCATGCTGCCCAACCTGGGATCAAGGAGGTTCCAGCCTGCCCTCCTTGACCTCTCCTCTGTAGAGGACCACAACACCCAGTACTTTAACTTTCTGGAGCTGCCTGCAGCTGCCCTCAAGTTCATGCCCAAGCCTGTGTTTGTGCCCGATGTGACTCTTATCCTGAACCGATTCAACCCGGACAACCTAATGCATATATTTCATGATGACCTTCTCCCTATTTACTACACCATGCTGCTGTATCCAGATCTGGACCAGGATGCCCGCTTGGTCTTCATGGAAGGCTGGAATGAGGGTTTGCACTTTGACCTCTATCGTTTAATGAGCAACAAGCAGCCCCTCCTGAAAGAGCAGCTGAAGAACTTTGGCAAGCTCCTGTGCTTCACCAAGTCGTATGTGGGGTTATCTAAAATGACCACCTGGTACCAGTATGGTTTTGTTCAACCCCAGGGCGCCAAAGCCAACATACTGGTGTCGGGTTTGGAAATCAGACAGTTCACTAGGTTCCTGATGGAGAAACTGAATGTGAGCATGGAAGAAAGCTCCAGTGGCGAAGAGTACATTGTAGTTTTCAGTCGTACAGTAAATAGACTGATTCTTAATGAAGCAGAGATTATTTTAGCCCTCGCACAAGAGTTCCAGATGAAGACAGTCACTGTTTCTTTGGATGACCATTCCTTTGCAGATATTGTGCAGATCATCAGCAGGGCGTCAATGTTAGTCAGCATGCACGGGGCCCAACTTATTACATCGGTCTTCCTGCCTAGAGGAGCTGTAGTTGTTGAGATTTTCCCATACGCTGTTAACCCAGACCACTACACCCCATACAAAACTCTGGCCTCTTTGCCTGGCATTGACCTGCAGTACGTGGCCTGGCAGAACACCAATGAGGAGAATTCAGTGGCCTTCCCAGATAGACCCTGGGATCAAGGTGGCATAGCCCACCTGGAGAAAGCTGAGCAGGAGCGCATTATGAAAAGCAAGGAAGTCCCTCAGCACCTGTGTTGCCGCAACCCAGAATGGCTTTTCCGCATCTATCAGGACACAAAAGTAGATATCCCCTCGCTCATTGAAGCCATTAGGCAGACGGTTAAGACCAAGCTGAACCTGAAGAAGGCGAAGCCAGCCATTGTTGTCCACCCTGGCAAAGTGAGGGATCCCAAATGCCAGGCATCCATCCAGGGCACCAGTGAAGCCAGACTGACAGTTTCCTGGCAGATTCCTTGGAACCTGAAGTACCTGAAGGTGCGGGAAGTGAAGTACGAGGTGTGGATACAAGAACAAGGGGAGAACACATACATGCCTTATATCCTGCCACACCAGAACTACACCTTTTCAGAGAACATCAAGCCTTTCACCACGTACCTAGTATGGATACGTTGCTTTTTCAACAAAACCCTTCTGGGACCCTTTGCAGACGTGTTGGTCTGTAGAACATAA
- the LOC121313361 gene encoding Golgi-associated kinase 1A-like, protein MREEPIKYFIDEKLEHKPKNGARPSKLPMSSNTHASKGKKKTQVYTSKASEGRHHHVSAMDAGGVPSSRQLQRKEGDRKNIVSIRTPPISGDLQSSKKLKLIFTAKSQTSDGELLQHKCKPDAQGFTGAAKKFVVSLATGGKLSANHIRKHEREPRPSMSLRRKRLCLLGQWKDGSRAVSMAARQTKFALCGKLAEDPFPEDLKESIRFGEQPPPWFSPEDVRKMKLLADGVVINKARVPSHGQVMKVGLRWSTSPEPEDQERRCQDGLCALIKLPEDWFEVFAFHLNRVLGLNRSLPSVTRKFHSELLPYKFTRGPARPIVWWDPNIQHLSDDNSDQNSFPLTWLQYQAVLKQRCGVKKSSLESSVPCVRVQHSEWGKLAFFDFLLQVNDRLDCYCCGFKPDPSESCVEEMLHEKCRNPKGQVLVHVLVRKKDPTRLVFIDNAGRPHHPEDNLNFRLLEGIVDVQGERRSFEKGLD, encoded by the exons ATGAGGGAAGAGCCGATAAAGTACTTTATTGATGAGAAACTTGAGCACAAGCCAAAGAACGGGGCTCGCCCCAGTAAACTTCCTATGAGCAGCAACACACATGCctcaaaaggaaaaaagaaaactcagGTGTATACCTCAAAGGCAAGTGAAGGAAGGCACCACCATGTCTCTGCAATGGATGCAGGGGGTGTACCCAGTAGTCGCCAGTTACAAAGGAAGGAAGGTGACAGGAAGAACATAGTGTCCATTCGGACGCCTCCAATTAGTGGGGACTTGCAAAGTTCAAAGAAGCTTAAACTCATATTCACTGCAAAGAGCCAAACTAGCGATGGGGAGTTGTTACAGCACAAATGCAAACCAGATGCTCAAGGCTTCACTGGTGCTGCAAAGAAGTTTGTAGTCTCTCTGGCGACTGGAGGAAAGCTGTCTGCTAATCATATTAGAAAACATGAAAGGGAACCCAGGCCTTCCATGTCTTTGCGTAGGAAGAGGCTCTGTTTGCTAGGTCAGTGGAAGGATGGATCCAGAGCTGTGTCCATGGCTGCTAGACAGACAAAGTTTGCTTTGTGTGGGAAGCTTGCAGAAGACCCATTCCCAGAAGATCTGAAAGAGAGCATCAGGTTTGGAGAACAGCCACCCCCGTGGTTCAGTCCAGAAGATGTAAGAAAGATGAAGCTGCTTGCTGACGGTGTGGTTATCAATAAAGCAAGGGTGCCATCACATGGACAAGTAATGAAGGTGGGCCTTAGATGgagcacttctccagagcctgaAGACCAAGAACGCCGCTGCCAGGATGGACTCTGTGCTCTGATCAAGCTTCCAGAGGACTGGTTTGAAGTCTTTGCCTTCCACTTGAACAGAGTTCTGGGGCTGAACAGGAGCCTGCCATCCGTGACAAGGAAATTCCACAGCGAACTTCTTCCATACAAGTTTACGAGAGGTCCAGCCAGGCCCATAGTCTGGTGGGATCCGAACATTCAGCATTTATCCGATGATAATAGTGACCAGAACTCCTTCCCGCTCACTTGGCTGCAGTATCAAGCTGTGCTCAAGCAGAGATGTGGTGTGAAAAAGTCTTCCCTGGAGTCATCAGTACCTTGTGTGCGTGTCCAACACTCGGAGTGGGGCAAGCTTGCCTTCTTTGATTTCCTGCTGCAG GTCAATGATCGTCTGGACTGCTACTGCTGTGGATTCAAGCCTGATCCCTCTGAGTCCTGCGTAGAGGAAATGCTCCACGAAAAGTGTAGAAACCCAAAAGGACAAGTACTGGTGCATGTTTTG GTTAGGAAGAAGGACCCCACACGACTAGTGTTCATTGACAATGCTGGCAGGCCTCACCATCCTGAAGACAACCTCAACTTCAGGCTGTTGGAAGGTATTGTTGA cgTGCAGGgagaaaggcgttcctttgaaaagggactGGACTGa